The proteins below are encoded in one region of Corallococcus silvisoli:
- a CDS encoding peroxiredoxin, protein MLKQGDVAPEFTVQDSTGQTHRLSDYRGRNVVLWFYPKADTPGCTAEGCSFRDHKAQYEQKGTAILGISFDTPAENQAFSQKFGFNFPLLCDVDRKVGLAYGAADDASAANARRVGVVIGPDGRIKEWHAKVDARAFPQEALARLQ, encoded by the coding sequence ATGCTCAAGCAGGGAGACGTGGCGCCGGAGTTCACCGTGCAGGACTCCACGGGCCAGACGCACCGGCTGTCGGACTACCGGGGCCGCAACGTGGTGCTCTGGTTCTACCCGAAGGCGGACACCCCGGGCTGCACCGCGGAGGGCTGCTCCTTCCGCGACCACAAGGCCCAGTACGAGCAGAAGGGCACCGCCATCCTGGGCATCAGCTTCGACACGCCGGCGGAGAACCAGGCCTTCTCCCAGAAGTTCGGCTTCAACTTCCCCTTGCTGTGCGACGTGGATCGCAAGGTGGGGCTGGCCTACGGGGCCGCGGATGACGCCTCGGCCGCCAACGCGCGCCGGGTGGGCGTGGTCATCGGGCCGGACGGACGCATCAAGGAATGGCACGCCAAGGTGGACGCGCGGGCCTTCCCCCAGGAAGCGCTGGCCCGGCTCCAGTAG
- a CDS encoding DUF1109 family protein → MTPECERVLDCLTGPLPPELASHTAGCADCRALVEGFQDLGSPPPPLPVDEAKLEQARRRSLTELAAHPRPTPWWKEVAVLLATYLGVGAVGLLVVGRHGMLLNSASTLSIALVALLIVAGVGGGAMVALAPRQRTWPLGLVAVGALAVALAQLAGGSGVQVRPLLTSTLGCMGTEVALSVVPLALALVLLCRSAFQPMRALAAGLSAAGVGTLVLHVHCPDGAADHLMLGHVLPWLALAGVAVFVRSRLPSRTFAP, encoded by the coding sequence ATGACGCCCGAGTGCGAACGCGTCCTGGACTGCCTGACCGGCCCGCTGCCTCCGGAGCTGGCGTCACACACGGCCGGGTGCGCGGACTGCCGCGCGCTCGTGGAGGGATTCCAGGACCTGGGCTCCCCGCCACCGCCCCTCCCCGTCGACGAAGCGAAGCTCGAACAGGCGCGGCGCCGGTCGCTCACGGAGCTGGCCGCGCACCCCCGTCCCACGCCGTGGTGGAAGGAGGTGGCGGTCCTGCTGGCCACCTATCTGGGCGTGGGCGCGGTGGGGCTGCTCGTGGTGGGCCGGCACGGGATGCTGCTCAACTCCGCGTCCACGCTGAGCATCGCGCTCGTGGCGCTGCTCATCGTCGCGGGCGTGGGCGGCGGGGCGATGGTGGCGCTCGCGCCCCGGCAGCGGACGTGGCCCCTGGGGCTCGTCGCGGTGGGCGCGCTGGCCGTGGCGCTGGCGCAGCTGGCCGGAGGCTCCGGCGTCCAGGTGAGGCCCCTGCTCACCAGCACCCTGGGGTGCATGGGCACGGAGGTGGCCCTGTCCGTGGTGCCGCTGGCCCTGGCGCTGGTCCTGCTCTGCCGCTCCGCCTTCCAGCCCATGCGGGCGCTGGCGGCGGGCCTGTCCGCCGCGGGGGTGGGCACGCTGGTGCTGCACGTGCACTGCCCCGACGGCGCGGCGGACCACCTGATGCTGGGCCACGTGCTGCCGTGGCTGGCGCTGGCGGGCGTGGCGGTGTTCGTCCGCTCGCGCCTGCCGTCCCGCACCTTCGCGCCCTGA
- a CDS encoding peroxiredoxin: protein MLNSLLVIGWLSAAIPQVGETAPDFTVKDTAGTTYTLSEMVKKGPVIVAFFPKAFTGGCTRELTAYRDRYKEVEQAQGQVLAFSTDDAETLTRFKTELKAPFAFIPDPDGKVVNAYDVKMPVVTVSKRYTFVVGEGRKVLKVEEGKDAIDPTGAIVACPLRKGGAAKPASAPAGNTPPTQAEAPSK from the coding sequence ATGCTCAACTCCCTGCTCGTCATCGGTTGGCTCAGCGCAGCGATTCCCCAGGTGGGCGAGACCGCCCCGGACTTCACGGTGAAGGACACCGCGGGGACGACCTACACGCTGTCGGAGATGGTGAAGAAGGGGCCCGTCATCGTGGCCTTCTTCCCCAAGGCGTTCACCGGCGGCTGCACGCGCGAGCTGACCGCGTACCGCGACCGCTACAAGGAAGTGGAGCAGGCCCAGGGGCAGGTGCTGGCCTTCTCCACGGACGACGCGGAGACGCTGACGCGCTTCAAGACGGAGCTGAAGGCGCCCTTCGCGTTCATCCCGGACCCCGACGGCAAGGTCGTGAACGCGTACGACGTGAAGATGCCGGTGGTGACGGTGTCCAAGCGCTACACCTTCGTCGTGGGCGAGGGCCGCAAGGTGCTCAAGGTGGAGGAGGGCAAGGACGCCATCGACCCCACGGGCGCCATCGTCGCGTGTCCGCTGCGCAAGGGCGGCGCCGCGAAGCCCGCGTCCGCCCCCGCGGGCAACACGCCGCCCACCCAGGCCGAAGCGCCGTCGAAGTAG
- a CDS encoding chloride channel protein: MNNSDEPPPAQRQRVAALTAWARQNLSRLILVLLGASNRIRLPTPSVLPIAGAVVGLYSGLAAGIFSNLIGVMSGITFSAAELSVTFRPQRLRTLMESLASARWHLEYALVGVPLALGALLLARVIEPGGPRDEVKRRLRLLSLLTLGALSLYYPLVGLAAVNAVFGHAHNLPAALPHLPWWLMLLAPTVGGLAVGRLLRDRPETHGHGLPEVVRAVKSGDNVVPADRGLLKLIASAITIGSGGSAGREGPIVYGGAAFASSVGRVLGFSRKELSILLACGAGAGISASFNAPIAGAVFAMEIILREFELRVFSPIILASVAGTLVSRGVLDEAPMLNRVNYELVSGSEVFAYAALGIGCGLLAFAFVKLLHGVEHFFHGKAGGTLSPWLGKKPLPVRAALGGLCTGVLVFLSPTVWGSGHDFINLAAAGQLPFLFLVTACVLKLLATSLTIGSGGSGGTFFPAAVIGAMAGGAFGTLVHYFFPLSTGPSGAYAIVGMGGAVAALTRGPLTGMMMLYELSGSHEIILPLMVTCTIASALCHYLTERTSPKVQSDEDLLTGTHVRALMTEVPAVPAGTPLRSLTDQLLTSEAGTLPVLDTEGHLYGTVQVEQLREVWRDESMYPLLVASDLARKLPALAPDSDLAHALQVMDQEDVDALPVAPVLGLAPCGLITRAAVRRFLFAQHTRAHARGDYPITPTEATH, translated from the coding sequence ATGAACAACTCCGACGAACCTCCGCCTGCCCAAAGGCAGCGCGTGGCCGCGCTCACCGCGTGGGCACGGCAGAACCTTTCGCGCCTCATCCTCGTGTTGCTGGGCGCCTCCAACCGCATCCGCCTGCCCACGCCGTCCGTGTTGCCCATCGCGGGGGCGGTGGTGGGCCTGTACAGCGGGCTGGCGGCGGGCATCTTCTCCAACCTGATTGGCGTGATGAGCGGCATCACGTTCAGCGCCGCGGAGCTGTCGGTCACGTTCCGGCCGCAGCGGCTGCGCACGCTGATGGAGTCGCTCGCGTCCGCGCGCTGGCACCTGGAATACGCGCTCGTGGGCGTGCCGCTGGCGCTGGGCGCGCTGCTGCTGGCGCGGGTCATCGAGCCGGGAGGGCCGCGCGACGAGGTGAAGCGGCGCCTGCGGCTGCTGTCGCTGCTGACGCTGGGCGCGCTGTCGCTCTACTACCCGCTGGTGGGGCTGGCGGCCGTGAACGCGGTGTTCGGCCACGCGCACAACCTGCCCGCGGCGCTGCCGCACCTGCCCTGGTGGCTGATGCTGCTGGCGCCCACGGTGGGCGGGCTCGCGGTGGGGCGGCTCTTGCGCGACCGGCCGGAGACGCACGGCCACGGCCTCCCGGAGGTGGTGCGCGCGGTGAAGAGCGGCGACAACGTGGTGCCGGCGGACCGGGGGTTGCTCAAGCTCATCGCGTCCGCCATCACCATTGGCAGCGGCGGGTCCGCGGGCCGGGAGGGCCCCATCGTCTATGGCGGCGCGGCGTTCGCGTCCAGCGTGGGGCGCGTGCTGGGGTTCAGCCGCAAGGAGCTGTCCATCCTGCTGGCGTGCGGCGCGGGCGCGGGCATCTCCGCGTCCTTCAACGCCCCCATAGCGGGCGCGGTGTTCGCGATGGAGATCATCCTGCGCGAGTTCGAGCTGCGCGTGTTCTCGCCCATCATCCTGGCCAGCGTCGCGGGCACGCTGGTGAGCCGGGGCGTGCTGGACGAAGCGCCCATGCTCAACCGGGTCAACTACGAGCTGGTGAGCGGCTCGGAGGTGTTCGCCTACGCGGCGCTGGGCATCGGGTGCGGCCTGCTCGCGTTCGCGTTCGTGAAGCTGCTGCACGGGGTGGAGCACTTCTTCCATGGGAAGGCGGGCGGGACGCTGTCGCCGTGGCTGGGGAAGAAGCCGCTGCCGGTGCGCGCGGCGCTGGGCGGCCTGTGCACGGGCGTGCTCGTGTTCCTCAGCCCCACGGTGTGGGGCAGCGGGCACGACTTCATCAACCTGGCGGCAGCCGGACAGCTGCCCTTCCTCTTCCTGGTGACGGCGTGCGTGCTGAAGCTCCTGGCCACGTCCCTGACCATCGGCTCGGGGGGCTCCGGCGGCACGTTCTTCCCCGCGGCCGTCATCGGCGCCATGGCGGGCGGCGCGTTCGGCACGCTGGTGCACTACTTCTTCCCGCTCTCCACCGGGCCCAGCGGCGCGTACGCCATCGTGGGCATGGGGGGCGCGGTGGCGGCGCTCACGCGCGGCCCGCTCACCGGCATGATGATGCTGTACGAGCTGAGCGGCAGCCATGAAATCATCCTGCCGCTGATGGTGACCTGCACCATCGCGTCCGCGCTGTGCCACTACCTCACGGAGCGCACCTCGCCCAAGGTGCAGAGCGACGAGGACCTGCTCACGGGCACGCACGTGCGGGCCCTGATGACGGAGGTCCCGGCGGTGCCCGCGGGCACGCCCCTGCGCTCGCTGACGGACCAGCTGCTCACGTCCGAGGCCGGCACGCTGCCGGTGCTGGACACGGAGGGCCACCTCTACGGCACGGTGCAGGTGGAGCAGCTGCGCGAGGTGTGGCGGGATGAATCCATGTACCCGCTGCTCGTGGCCAGCGACCTGGCGCGCAAGCTGCCCGCGCTGGCCCCGGATTCGGACCTGGCGCACGCGCTCCAGGTGATGGACCAGGAGGACGTGGACGCGCTGCCCGTGGCCCCCGTGTTGGGACTGGCCCCGTGCGGCCTCATCACCCGCGCCGCCGTCCGGCGCTTCCTCTTCGCCCAGCACACCCGCGCGCACGCCAGGGGCGACTACCCCATCACCCCGACCGAGGCGACGCACTGA